GTCTCAGCCCTGTCCGGCCGTCTGgttcgtcgccggcgactGGTCGTCGTGCAGCGCGACGTGCGGCGGAGGCCAGAGATCGCGAGACGTCGTCTGTCGACGCGGGGAGGCGGaggtcgaagacgacgaatgccGGTTGTCGGTGAAACCGCGCTCGACGCGCACCTGTGGCAAAATCGCCTGCCCCTCGTGGCGAACGGGAACGTGGACTtcggtaaataaataaataaatataagtATACGAGGAGGCTCTGCTATAGCATGCGTCTCAATTCCTTTTCTAGTGTTCGAAGACGTGCGGTGACGGgcaacggcgtcgaaatGTCATTTGCTACGATCCTAGGAGGAATCGGGCCGTCTCCGACAAGCGCTGCCTCGAAGAGCTTCGGCCTGTCGACGAGGAGCCGTGCAACTTGCCTAAATgcacgaaaacgttttcgtgGCATGCGTCGAGTTGGAGCGAGGTAAAGTGGAACCTAGCCAAATTGAACGCTCGTGTGTGGAATCTACGGTACAGTGCACGGCCACGTGCGGCCAAGGAATTCAAACTCGCAACGTCGAGTGCATTGTAGCGGGAAAGAGCGGGTCCGTGCGACCGGACGAAGACTGCAGAGGGCAACTCAAACCCAACGAGAGCCGTCTATGTGTCCTTGAGCCGTGCGGCGCGCAATGGCTCGTATCGGATTGGAGTCGGGTCGGTAAACGCACGCTTTGGCGTATTTGTTTCCAATTGCGATTTGTTTTAGTGTTCCCAAACGTGTGGCTGCGGCGCGCGAACGCGCAGCGTTCGTTGCGTCGGCGTCAATTGCTCGGAAAGCGGCGCGTGCGATTCGTCCGCGCGTCCACCGCATCTAGAACGCTGCTCCGTTGCCCCGTGTCGCAAAGCAGATAAGCCAGGTAAGGAAGTCAGGAGAAGAGACGCGTGCGATCTCACAACGAATTCTCAGACACCGATCGGCCGAATTCGGTCACCGTTCGGGTTGGCGACACGTTTCGGGTATCGTGCTCGGCGAGCTCGCTACCGCCGCAACGTCCAACGATACGCTGGACGCGAAACGGGCGTCTGCTTCCGGGAACGTTTCGGCGCGTCGCCGTGCCAACCGTATCGGAACAGCTGGATTCGGGTGAAATTCTCGAGACGCGGACGTTGAtcgtcagcgacgtcgtacgCGCCGACGCGGGCTCCTACGTGTGCACGATCGGCAGGGAGACTCCACTGAAGCAAACAACGATACTGTCTGTAGCGGGTGagatcatttttttgctaATGCATTTGTGTTTATTTTTCCACTGCAGGCAGACGGGACGAAGATGGGACGGTAGAGCCTTCCGAGGATACTGCACCTGCTGATTGCATCGACAGCAATCCTAGCTCATGTCGCCGACTGGTGGGTCTGTGTCGAtataatgacgtcaagagGAGCTGTTGCAGGTCGTGCTGGGGGAAAAGCTAACCAACCGCGTCTGCGACCAGGAACCGGATAGTGTGCAGATTGCGAACGACGCTCTCGTGCCAAACATCGAAGTTTCTTCATTCACACAAAAAGGTAGACAACAATAACAACTTTCCCAAAAACCACGACAACACGTTTACAAACACAATCCGTCATTCAATAGAATTTCCAAAAAGCAGTCCATGCATTCAATTCATCCGTccatcaatcaatcaaatcAGTAAACTAAATTCTAAATTTCCCCCCCTCAAACGTCTCATTCCGCCggtttttcgtctttcgccgccgtgGCGTCCTCCGGTTTGAGGTGCTGGTCTTCCACAACAGCGGGCTTATCGCCGCCATCCGCCGGCTTCTCATCGTCAGCAGGCTTTGCTTCCTCTTCCGCCGGCTTGGCGTCTTCCGCTGGCTTGGGATCATCGGCTGGCTTGGTGTCTTCAGCTTCAGCTGGCTTGGCATCATCGGCTGGCTTGGCATCTTCAGCTGGCTTAGCCTCGCCTTCAGCAGCCTCAGCCTTCTCATCCTTCTTCTCATCACCATCAgctgctttttcttcagcctATCAAGAGACATTAAGAAATAATCAAGCAGTGGATGAAAATGGATCTGTCAACCTTGGGCTCTGGCTCAGCTGGTTTGGGGGGCTCAGGTTGCTCTGGTTCGGTGCCACTTTTCTCCTTGGAAAAGGCGCGATGGGCTTCGTGAACCTCTTTCCAGTGGGGCTCCAACTTCACTCGACGAAACCACTCGACCACCTACAAATCAATGCACGAtggaaaaatcaaaaaggaattgacgtcatcacctTTGGCCAAGGGGACAAGTCATAAGCCAACCATTCAACTAAAGAAACGTAGACAGCCAAGAAGATGTCGGCGACGGTGGCATTATTTCCGCAGACAAAATTCTTGTCAGCCAAATAGTGCTTCTCAAGCAAATCAAAACTGCTGCGCATTCCTTTCTCGCCATTGACAACCATAGGATTATCAGCGGGAATGCCAGCGAAAATTTGGGGATAGACGACGTGATAGCCGAGGTCCCTGGACAAAAGAGATAATGGAAAcgtcaatcaatcaatcaatcaaccAATTCAATATTGATGGACCAGAGGGGCCCCCCTTACATGTAaaagctcgtcgtcgcccagCACATGacctcgtcgattttcgtctgTTCGGCGAGGTCTTTGCCGCCGAGACCCTTTCCCTGGCAGTACTTCTTCGCCAGATAGCGAACAATGGCTTGGCTGCGGAGGCGAATCAGTCAAAGGGCCGGGAGATCACGTGCGCGCGCCTCACCTCTCGTAAACGGTCGTCGCGCCGTCTTGAATGACGGGAACCTTTCCGAGAGGATTCATCGCCGTGAATTCCTCCGTTTTGTTGTCGCCTTTCGTCAAATCGATCGCCTTCATCTCGACTTTGAAGCCGTTCTAAACAAAGCCGCAAAAGCATCATGTTTAGACTAGCACGCGCGCATAAAGATTGGTCTTCGCCCCCCCTCTCACCTGGAGCAGATAGAGCCACACGGCACGCGTCGGCGCCGATATCGTCAAGCCGTGGAGAACGATTGCGTGCGCCGGGGGCCGGTTCGTGGCACCGCCCTTTTTGCCTCCTATTAGATTTCCCATTCTCGTGTGCGTAACGCtgcaagagagaaagagagaggaagagaaaaatgaacgAAGGTACAGTGTAAAGAAACAAGGGCGTGGTCTCGCGCTCGcggtcggcggcggcatcgcGAAAGAATGAGGTAACGGGGGGCCcgtttttcgcgacgacgaaatcgcaaaAGCGACGGGGCAACGGGACTGCAGGTGCATGTCGCCAAACGGAAATCGACCGACAACAATAATAGACAAAAGAAACGGGGGAAAAGCAACGGGGGGACGCGCGGAGTTTTCTTCGAGGGTCCCCCCTCTTCGAGGCTAACGATGCAACTATTGTTCGCGTATGGGGGCACGATTCGGCGAGCGCTTAGGGCGCCGCGCTCGACGtgctttttttctcgccCATGTTGAGGGGGGGGGGTGACGTGACGCAATCGCGACACTGCATCGTGGCGGTTTCGCCGGCGACCTTGTTGTACGACCGTCCCTCTCCAACTTACCTGCAGCGAAAGTTCTAGCAAGAGGAGTCCTTTCTGGAGCGACTGTTCTAGTCGACGAGGAATGCGAGAATGCCGGCGACGCCTTGGCGCTTGCGCACAACGATGTCTTTTGCGTCGGCCGACCGTTTTTCCCAATTAGGCCATTATTGATTAGTGGAGCACGTGCGCGCttcgcgtgcgcgcgcgtGTGACGACACTTCGATGGAATGCTCGCGTCCGCGTCGAaatgaaagcgaagaagagctcCTGCGACTTCAGGACGAGTTTCTCGCATCGGGTACACGTTCTTCCGCTCGGCTAATCAAAGCCGGGCCCCGAAAGGGGCGCGACGTGGTCGTTTTGGACGGTGAATCCTTTCGGCATCCG
This sequence is a window from Oscarella lobularis chromosome 7, ooOscLobu1.1, whole genome shotgun sequence. Protein-coding genes within it:
- the LOC136189679 gene encoding A disintegrin and metalloproteinase with thrombospondin motifs 18-like isoform X1, which codes for MSPALLALLFAYLFLANPTESQQTTEGWSPWEQWESCSRSCGRGVARRRRQCTESLTGGCEPMGADRQFRLCNIQSCAPGSKDFRAVQCSRYDSVLYDGKQHTWLPYVSSELNACELFCLSEREKFYASRNPRVVDGTACGDSGVCVEGACRAVGCDGVFDSDRRFDKCGVCGGDDSTCIIISDQFTDTNVRIGEYNLVTRIGAGAFSVRIDEIISTANSLAIADASGTFIINGNFQASPPGTYRGAGTVFVYSIDSNGRERITAEGPLQQQIIVYLLCREGNQGVSYSYARPIGPPPPPPTLLHSFRTGEYSKCDLSCGGGTQSRSVECVNIETNSVVDDSFCTGLLQPVNSRACSSQPCPAVWFVAGDWSSCSATCGGGQRSRDVVCRRGEAEVEDDECRLSVKPRSTRTCGKIACPSWRTGTWTSCSKTCGDGQRRRNVICYDPRRNRAVSDKRCLEELRPVDEEPCNLPKCTKTFSWHASSWSECTATCGQGIQTRNVECIVAGKSGSVRPDEDCRGQLKPNESRLCVLEPCGAQWLVSDWSRCSQTCGCGARTRSVRCVGVNCSESGACDSSARPPHLERCSVAPCRKADKPDTDRPNSVTVRVGDTFRVSCSASSLPPQRPTIRWTRNGRLLPGTFRRVAVPTVSEQLDSGEILETRTLIVSDVVRADAGSYVCTIGRETPLKQTTILSVAGRRDEDGTVEPSEDTAPADCIDSNPSSCRRLVGLCRYNDVKRSCCRSCWGKS
- the LOC136189679 gene encoding A disintegrin and metalloproteinase with thrombospondin motifs 18-like isoform X2, giving the protein MSPALLALLFAYLFLANPTESQTTEGWSPWEQWESCSRSCGRGVARRRRQCTESLTGGCEPMGADRQFRLCNIQSCAPGSKDFRAVQCSRYDSVLYDGKQHTWLPYVSSELNACELFCLSEREKFYASRNPRVVDGTACGDSGVCVEGACRAVGCDGVFDSDRRFDKCGVCGGDDSTCIIISDQFTDTNVRIGEYNLVTRIGAGAFSVRIDEIISTANSLAIADASGTFIINGNFQASPPGTYRGAGTVFVYSIDSNGRERITAEGPLQQQIIVYLLCREGNQGVSYSYARPIGPPPPPPTLLHSFRTGEYSKCDLSCGGGTQSRSVECVNIETNSVVDDSFCTGLLQPVNSRACSSQPCPAVWFVAGDWSSCSATCGGGQRSRDVVCRRGEAEVEDDECRLSVKPRSTRTCGKIACPSWRTGTWTSCSKTCGDGQRRRNVICYDPRRNRAVSDKRCLEELRPVDEEPCNLPKCTKTFSWHASSWSECTATCGQGIQTRNVECIVAGKSGSVRPDEDCRGQLKPNESRLCVLEPCGAQWLVSDWSRCSQTCGCGARTRSVRCVGVNCSESGACDSSARPPHLERCSVAPCRKADKPDTDRPNSVTVRVGDTFRVSCSASSLPPQRPTIRWTRNGRLLPGTFRRVAVPTVSEQLDSGEILETRTLIVSDVVRADAGSYVCTIGRETPLKQTTILSVAGRRDEDGTVEPSEDTAPADCIDSNPSSCRRLVGLCRYNDVKRSCCRSCWGKS
- the LOC136189681 gene encoding glutathione S-transferase 1-like, with amino-acid sequence MGNLIGGKKGGATNRPPAHAIVLHGLTISAPTRAVWLYLLQNGFKVEMKAIDLTKGDNKTEEFTAMNPLGKVPVIQDGATTVYESQAIVRYLAKKYCQGKGLGGKDLAEQTKIDEVMCWATTSFYMDLGYHVVYPQIFAGIPADNPMVVNGEKGMRSSFDLLEKHYLADKNFVCGNNATVADIFLAVYVSLVEWLAYDLSPWPKVVEWFRRVKLEPHWKEVHEAHRAFSKEKSGTEPEQPEPPKPAEPEPKAEEKAADGDEKKDEKAEAAEGEAKPAEDAKPADDAKPAEAEDTKPADDPKPAEDAKPAEEEAKPADDEKPADGGDKPAVVEDQHLKPEDATAAKDEKPAE